Sequence from the [Bacteroides] pectinophilus genome:
AGTGCTAATATAAAAAATATGCAGCGTATTGCGGGTGGTGACCCGGATGGTAAGCTTCATAAGCTGATGGAATATGCAGGCAAAGGGGCAGCAAGGGATGTCGCAGATCCGTGGTATACGGGAGATTTTGAGGCAACCTACAGGGATGTTACGGCCGGGTGCAAAGGCCTGTTAGAATGTCTGAAAAAAGATAATAAAATTTGATATTTTCTTAACAAAATAACTTTGTTAAGAAAATAACTTAATTAATTTAAGGAAAATGATAGAAATTCTGTAATAACACTTGATAATTTCTCAAAAAGCAAGTACTATTTACATAGACGTGTTATTAGATTTTGAGGAGGAGACAGGTTATGGCAGATCACGTAATTAACGAAGCAAAAAGGTGTCTTAACTGCAAGAAGCCAATGTGCAGAACCGGATGTCCGATTAATACACCTATTCCACAGATGATACATGAATTCCTGAACGGGGGAATCACAGAAGCAGGTAAGATGGTATTTGAGAACAATCCGCTCTCTATAATATGCTCACTTGTCTGCGACCACGAAGCACAGTGCGAAGGACATTGCATAAGAGGAATTAAGGAAAGCCCTGTACATATAAGCAGCATAGAGAATTATATTTCAAGCAACTACTTTGACAAGATGGAGATTGTAAGAGATCCGCTTAAGAACAAGAAGGCAGCAGTAATCGGTTCCGGTCCTGCCGGAATTACAATAGCAACAATACTTGCCAAGAGGGGATATGATGTGACGGTATTTGAATCACGTGAGAATATCGGTGGTGTATTAAGATACGGTATACCGGAGTTCAGACTCCCTAAGTCAATCCTTGACAATTATCGCAAGAAGCTTTATAAGCTCGGCGTAAGATTCCGTCCGAACACAACAATCGGTGGTGCAATAAGTGTTGATGATCTGTTCAGGGATGGTTATCTTGCGGTATTCATCGGAACGGGAGTGTGGAGGCCTAACTCACTGAATATTAAGGGTGAGAGCCTTGGTAATGTGCATTTTGCAATTGATTACCTTGTTAACCCGGATTCATATGATCTTGGCGAGAAGGTAGCAATAATCGGAGCAGGCAACTCCGCAATGGACGTTGCACGTACAGCACTCCGTAAGGGGGCAAGAGAGGTTACTGTATATACGCACAGCGAGAAGGTTCGTGCAAGCGTAAGAGAAGTTGAATATGCACAGATTGACGGTGTTAATTTTGAGTATTGCAAGTCACCTGTAGAGCTTACTGACAAGGGACCTATATTTGCAGACATCATTATTAATGAAGATGGCGAGAAGATGGTACAGGCGGGAACAGAGAAGCTTTATCCGGCTGATACAACATTTATCGCGGTAAGTCAGGGACCTAAGGATAAGATTGTGTCTACAACGCAGGGAATTGATGTTAACCAGAGAGGTCTTATCACAGTTGATGAGAATGGTAAGACTACGAGAAATGGTATCTTTGCAGCAGGCGATGTTGTTAACGGCGCTAAGACGGTTGTTGAGGCTGTTAAGTTCTCTAAGGCAGTTGCTGATGCGATGGACGAGTATATGCAGACACTGTAATTGAAGGATATTTTATTTAATTGAACAGACTGAGTTGAATAAGCTGAGCCCCGGCCTGGCAGGTATTAATAATTCCTATGAATAATATCTGTCATTCCGGGGCTTTTAATTAGTTTTGTCAGCTATATACCGGTTTTGCAAATGTATTTCATGACCATGCATGCAGTCCGTCTGCCTACAGATTCCTGTATTCCTGTGGTGTCACTCCATATACACGCTGAAATGCCCTGTAGAATGTACGGCTTGAATTAAAGCCGCTTGCATAGCCGATATCAGTCACGGTCATATGTGTATTCTTGAGAAGATGCGCGGCATGTTCTGAACGGCATCGGCCGAGATACGCAGGGAATGATTCGTGTATCTTATCAGAAAAAATATGTGAAATGTAGAATTTGTTAAGACCGAGGTCATGCGCGATTGTGTCAAGCGACATGTCTTCTTTAAAATTATCTGCGATGTACTCGATTAACGTATGGCAGATATCTACAGAATCGCCGGTCTCCACGGAACTCTGCATCGTAAGCAGCGGCATGATGCATCCGAGGATTATATGCATGTAGCCCTGGGCAATCCGGAAGTCACGTCCGTTGGCGCAGCAGTCGAGAATGTGGTCAATTGCATAGGTACATTCATGTGGAATTGTATCCTTTGTAAGAACAGGTACTTCAGGCCTTCGGCGTGAAAGTTCATTTATATAGCCACCGGCAAATTCAGGATTGAATATCATAAGTATTGCCTCGGATTCACCAAGACTTTCAGTGCTGTGTGGCCGGTTTGGAAATGCAACAGACAGATCTCCGGCATTAAGCACATAGGAATTATCATCGATAGTGACGCGAAGCTGCCCGCTTTTTACGTAGATCATCTCGACCTGCCGGTGAAGATGAAGCGGATATGTGTTATTTAGTGTGGTTGTTACGCTATATTCTTCTTCACGATTCTGATAAAATGCACTCATATATAGTCCTCCGGTCTGTGAGATAATGATACTGACATCATTATAATACACAAAATGCATATTAACAATATATGACATAATGAACATTCACGTTGGCATGCAAAAAATGTGTCCGTGTTTTATATTAAAATTAATTTAAATGATTCATGAAGGCACTATTTTGAAATCACAGATATAAGGAGAGCAGCATTATGAGTATTGTAAATCAGAATTTTACCATAAGATATAATTTTGACAGTATGAAGCCACAGAGTATGTGGAATGCCGATCTTGGTGACAGATATTCTAATCCGGTGCTGTATGCGGATTACTCAGATCCTGATGCCATAAGAGTTGGTGAAGATTATTTCATGATTGCGTCGAGCTTCTGCAATTCACCGGCACTGCCAATCCTTCATTCAAGGGATATGGTGAACTGGAAGGTTATTAATTATGTGCTTAAGCATGTTCCTGAAGACAGGTATGATGAACCTGTCCATGGCTGTGGAGTATGGGCACCTGCAATAAGATATCATGAAGGAATCTATTATGCGTGTTTTCCGATGCCGGATGAAGGCATATATATGAGCACAACAACTGACCCATGGGGTGAATGGTCAGAGCCTGTCAATATAAGACCGGGAGCGGGCTGGATTGACCCATGTCCGTTCTGGGATGAGGACGGAAAGGCATACCTTGTTGCAGGAGTTGCAAAGAGCCGTATCGGATATAAAAGCGTGCTGCATATGGTTGAGATGCAGCCGGACGGAATGGGGCTCATTGGGGAAGAGGTAAAAGTCTTTGATGGCAATCTCAATGACCAGATTACGATAGAAGGCCCGAAGCTTTATAAGCGCAATGGCTGGTATTATATATTTGCACCGGCTGGCGGTGTAAAGACCGGATGGCAGACGGTGCTGCGTTCACGCAATATATTCGGACCATATGAGTACAAAGTAGTTATGCGTCAGGGTGATACTCCTGTTAATGGCCCTCATCAGGGAGCGTGGGTTGACACTGTAACAGGTGAGGACTGGTTTATTCATTTTCAGGATGTATATGCAGCAGGAAGAATTACGCATCTTCAGCCTATGCACTGGGAGAATGACTGGCCGGTTATCGGAATAGCCAAGAATGGCAATGATTACGGAGAACCGGTACTTGAGTACAGAAAGCCTGATGTAGGTGATGTTGAGACTGCTGTATGTGAGCCGGATTCATCCGACAGCTTCTGCAGTAAGAATCTCGGACTACAGTGGCAGTGGAATGCCAATTATGACAAAAAATGGTATTCGTGTACAGAACGTGGTCTCATACTTAATGCAATGTTCAAAGAGGCTGACAGACCTCTCGGAGATGTTCGCAACCTGCTGCTGCAGAAGTGGCCGGCACCGGAATTTACGTGCATAACGAAGATTGATGTTACAGGAATGAAGGAAGGTGACACGGTCGGAATTATTTCAATGGGAATGCTCTATGAAGGGCTTGCATTGACAAAGAATGCTGCCGGATTTGGTGTTAGTGTAACAGAAGGTATGCAGCATTTTGATAAGGAGAAGGCAATAACTGACGAGCAGACCAAGACGGTTGCACAGCTTGCTGCAGCTGAATGTGCAGATGGTGTATGGTTTATGTATAAGGTCGTAAGGACAGGATACAGGGATATCAGCGAAGAAGAGAAACATACTCCGGTGGAGATGCTGGGTCTGTATTACAGCGTTAACGGCACTGATTTTGTCAAATGCATATCTGCTGAATCTAAAGCAGGCCGCTGGGTTGGCGTCAAGAATGGCATATACTGCATAAGCGATAACGATGACGGCGGCTGTGTTACTGCAAAATATGTCAAATATATAAAAAACGATAACATTTAATTTGCTTGCAAATGAGCTGTGAATATGCTAACATAAGCATATTAATGGTAAAAGCCGTGAAGGCTCTTGAGCAGAAGTGGATTATCCCTTTGATGCGGGTGATACCGATTAGTATATCCGTCCCGGCATATATCATTTTACTGATATGTGCCGGGACTTTTTAATTTGATGGAGGTAGAGATGGCAAATATTATTTCTGACGAAACAATTGATTATGTTGGAATTCTTGCTAAACTGGAACTTTCGCCTGAAGAGAAGGAAGAGGCGAAGAAGGATATGGGAAGGATGCTCGATTATGTAGATATGCTTAACGAACTTGATACATCAGGTGTGGAGCCTATGTCACATGTGTTCCCTGTTAATAATGTATTCCGTGAGGATGTTGTTACTAATGGTGACGACCGTGATAATATTACAGCCAATGCACCGCAGAAGAAGGATGGAGCATTTATGGTACCTAAGACATTTGTCTAAGACAATTGTCTAAGACATTCGCCTAAGACAATTGTCTGATTATTTTAAATATATGATTTGGAGGATATAGACGTGGATTTGATGAGTCTGACAGCCGTAGAGCTTGGCAGAAAGATAAAAGCCAAAGAAGTTACCGTCAGGGAAGCAGTCCTTGCGGCATATGACAAGATTGATGAGAAGGAAGCTGAACTTAACTGTTACGTTACAACAACGAAGGAAGCAGCACTTGCTAAGGCGGATGAAGTTCAGGCTAAGATTGATGCGGGTGAACTTACAGGACCTCTTGCAGGTGTGCCTGTTGCAATTAAGGACAACATGTGTACCAAGGGAGTGCTTACGACATGCGGTTCCAGAATACTTGAGAATTTTGTGCCTACATTTACGGCAGAAGCAGTAATTAACCTTGAGAAGGCAGGTGCTGTAATTCTCGGTAAGACTAATATGGATGAGTTTGCGATGGGAAGTACGACGGAGACATCGCATTACGGAGCAACTAAGAATCCATGGAATACAAAGCATGTTCCGGGCGGTTCATCAGGCGGTTCAGCTGCAGCAGTTGCAGCTGATGAGTGCAGCTTCGCACTTGGTTCAGATACAGGTGGTTCTATAAGACAGCCGAGCTCATACTGCGGCGTTACGGGTATGAAGCCTACTTACGGAACAGTATCAAGATACGGACTTATTGCCTATGGTTCTTCTCTTGACCAGATAGGACCTATAGCTAAGGATGTTACGGACTGTGCAGCAATACTTGAAACGATTGCATCATATGATCCTAAGGATTCAACATCAATCAGGAGAGATGATTATGACTTTACATCAGCACTGGTTGATGATGTTAAGGGGATGAAGATAGGAATACCGAAGGATTATCTTATCGAAGGGCTTAATCCTGAGGTTAAGGCAGCGATTATGAATGCTGCACATAAGCTTGAAGAAAAGGGTGCTGTTGTTGAAGAATTTGACTTAAGTCTCGTAGAATATGCGATTCCTGCATACTATGTAATTGCATGTGCTGAGGCAAGTTCTAATCTCGCAAGATTTGACGGTGTTAAGTACGGATACCGTACACCTGAATATAATGAGCTCCACGAGATGTACAAGAAGACACGTTCAGAGGGATTCGGACCTGAGGTTAAGAGAAGAATCATGCTCGGTTCATTTGTATTAAGCTCAGGATATTATGATGCTTATTATCTTAAGGCACTCCGTACAAAGGCGCTTATAAAGCAGGCATTTGATAAGGCGTTTTCTAAGTATGATGTAATTCTCGGACCTGTTGCACCTACAACTGCTCCTGAGATAGGTTCATCACTTGCAGATCCTATCAAGATGTACCTTGGAGATATTTATACAATCTCTGTTAACCTTGCAGGTCTTCCGGGTATCAGTGTTCCGGGGGGATTTGATTCAAAGGGTCTTCCTATCGGTGTGCAGATGATTGGCAACTGTTTTGAAGAGAAGAAGATTATCAGGACTGCATATGCATTTGAACAGTCTCTGAAGGCAGAGAGAATATAGGAAAGGGGCCAATACAATGAGAGAATACGAAACAGTCATTGGACTTGAGGTCCACGTTGAACTTGCAACTAAGACAAAGATTTTCTGCGGATGCTCAACTGCTTTCGGTGGAGCACCTAATACACATACATGTCCGGTATGTACAGGCATGCCGGGTTCACTTCCTGTACTGAATAAGCAGGTAGTTGAATATGCTATGGCAGTAGGGCTTGCTACGAACTGCGCAATAACACAGAACTGCAAGTTCGACCGTAAGAACTATTTTTATCCGGATAACCCACAGAATTATCAGATATCACAGCTCTATTACCCAATATGCCGCAACGGACATGTAGATATTGAAGTTGACGGAGTTAAGAAGAGTATCGGAATCCATGAGATTCATATGGAAGAGGATGCGGGTAAGCTTATACATGATGAGTGGGAAGATTGCTCACTTGTAGACTTCAACAGAAGCGGTGTTCCGCTTATTGAGATAGTATCAGAGCCTGATATGCGTTCGGCAGAGGAAGTTATTGCATATCTTGAAAAGCTCAGAATGACAATACAGTATCTTGGTGCATCAGACTGTAAGATGCAGGAAGGCTCTATGAGAGCCGATGTCAACATTTCCGTAAGGGAAGTGGGAGCAGCCGAATTTGGTACGCGTACTGAGATGAAGAATCTTAACTCATTCAAATCAATCGCAAGGGCAATTGAGGGTGAGCGCAACAGACAGATAGAGCTTATTGAGGATGGCAAGAAGGTAGTTCAGGAGACACGCCGCTGGGATGATGCCAAGGAGTCTTCATATGCTATGCGATCTAAGGAGGATGCACAGGACTACAGATATTTCCCTGAGCCTGACCTTGTACCTATAGTTATAAGTGATGAGTGGATTG
This genomic interval carries:
- a CDS encoding NAD(P)-dependent oxidoreductase, with product MADHVINEAKRCLNCKKPMCRTGCPINTPIPQMIHEFLNGGITEAGKMVFENNPLSIICSLVCDHEAQCEGHCIRGIKESPVHISSIENYISSNYFDKMEIVRDPLKNKKAAVIGSGPAGITIATILAKRGYDVTVFESRENIGGVLRYGIPEFRLPKSILDNYRKKLYKLGVRFRPNTTIGGAISVDDLFRDGYLAVFIGTGVWRPNSLNIKGESLGNVHFAIDYLVNPDSYDLGEKVAIIGAGNSAMDVARTALRKGAREVTVYTHSEKVRASVREVEYAQIDGVNFEYCKSPVELTDKGPIFADIIINEDGEKMVQAGTEKLYPADTTFIAVSQGPKDKIVSTTQGIDVNQRGLITVDENGKTTRNGIFAAGDVVNGAKTVVEAVKFSKAVADAMDEYMQTL
- a CDS encoding AraC family transcriptional regulator, whose translation is MSAFYQNREEEYSVTTTLNNTYPLHLHRQVEMIYVKSGQLRVTIDDNSYVLNAGDLSVAFPNRPHSTESLGESEAILMIFNPEFAGGYINELSRRRPEVPVLTKDTIPHECTYAIDHILDCCANGRDFRIAQGYMHIILGCIMPLLTMQSSVETGDSVDICHTLIEYIADNFKEDMSLDTIAHDLGLNKFYISHIFSDKIHESFPAYLGRCRSEHAAHLLKNTHMTVTDIGYASGFNSSRTFYRAFQRVYGVTPQEYRNL
- the gatA gene encoding Asp-tRNA(Asn)/Glu-tRNA(Gln) amidotransferase subunit GatA, giving the protein MSLTAVELGRKIKAKEVTVREAVLAAYDKIDEKEAELNCYVTTTKEAALAKADEVQAKIDAGELTGPLAGVPVAIKDNMCTKGVLTTCGSRILENFVPTFTAEAVINLEKAGAVILGKTNMDEFAMGSTTETSHYGATKNPWNTKHVPGGSSGGSAAAVAADECSFALGSDTGGSIRQPSSYCGVTGMKPTYGTVSRYGLIAYGSSLDQIGPIAKDVTDCAAILETIASYDPKDSTSIRRDDYDFTSALVDDVKGMKIGIPKDYLIEGLNPEVKAAIMNAAHKLEEKGAVVEEFDLSLVEYAIPAYYVIACAEASSNLARFDGVKYGYRTPEYNELHEMYKKTRSEGFGPEVKRRIMLGSFVLSSGYYDAYYLKALRTKALIKQAFDKAFSKYDVILGPVAPTTAPEIGSSLADPIKMYLGDIYTISVNLAGLPGISVPGGFDSKGLPIGVQMIGNCFEEKKIIRTAYAFEQSLKAERI
- the gatC gene encoding Asp-tRNA(Asn)/Glu-tRNA(Gln) amidotransferase subunit GatC, with the protein product MANIISDETIDYVGILAKLELSPEEKEEAKKDMGRMLDYVDMLNELDTSGVEPMSHVFPVNNVFREDVVTNGDDRDNITANAPQKKDGAFMVPKTFV
- the gatB gene encoding Asp-tRNA(Asn)/Glu-tRNA(Gln) amidotransferase subunit GatB, yielding MREYETVIGLEVHVELATKTKIFCGCSTAFGGAPNTHTCPVCTGMPGSLPVLNKQVVEYAMAVGLATNCAITQNCKFDRKNYFYPDNPQNYQISQLYYPICRNGHVDIEVDGVKKSIGIHEIHMEEDAGKLIHDEWEDCSLVDFNRSGVPLIEIVSEPDMRSAEEVIAYLEKLRMTIQYLGASDCKMQEGSMRADVNISVREVGAAEFGTRTEMKNLNSFKSIARAIEGERNRQIELIEDGKKVVQETRRWDDAKESSYAMRSKEDAQDYRYFPEPDLVPIVISDEWIARVKSQQPEFREEKKARYQEEFGLPEYDADIITGTKHLADIFEEATKICGKPKKVSNWIMGETMRLLKEKEMDPEDITFAPENLAKIVNLADAGTINNTAAKEVFEAVFNDNVDPDVYVEEHKMKQVNDEGALREAIEKVIAENPQSVDDYHNGKEKAIGFLVGQTMKAMKGKANPAMVNQILKELL
- a CDS encoding glycoside hydrolase 43 family protein produces the protein MSIVNQNFTIRYNFDSMKPQSMWNADLGDRYSNPVLYADYSDPDAIRVGEDYFMIASSFCNSPALPILHSRDMVNWKVINYVLKHVPEDRYDEPVHGCGVWAPAIRYHEGIYYACFPMPDEGIYMSTTTDPWGEWSEPVNIRPGAGWIDPCPFWDEDGKAYLVAGVAKSRIGYKSVLHMVEMQPDGMGLIGEEVKVFDGNLNDQITIEGPKLYKRNGWYYIFAPAGGVKTGWQTVLRSRNIFGPYEYKVVMRQGDTPVNGPHQGAWVDTVTGEDWFIHFQDVYAAGRITHLQPMHWENDWPVIGIAKNGNDYGEPVLEYRKPDVGDVETAVCEPDSSDSFCSKNLGLQWQWNANYDKKWYSCTERGLILNAMFKEADRPLGDVRNLLLQKWPAPEFTCITKIDVTGMKEGDTVGIISMGMLYEGLALTKNAAGFGVSVTEGMQHFDKEKAITDEQTKTVAQLAAAECADGVWFMYKVVRTGYRDISEEEKHTPVEMLGLYYSVNGTDFVKCISAESKAGRWVGVKNGIYCISDNDDGGCVTAKYVKYIKNDNI